CCTCGGGCTGGCCATCCGGGGGCGCGTGTCGGGCCCCGCGGTAGCCCATCGCCACGACGAACTTCTCCGAGCTGTCCGCGCGGCTTGCCGGGGGCTTCACATTGGCCACCCTGGTGAAGTTGCGCTTCAGAAGCGCCTGAAGCTCGTTCTCCGCCCCGCCGGCCAGCACCTTCGCCACGAAGGTGCCACCCTCGGCCAGCACATCGAAGGCGAAGTTCGCCGCCGCCTCGCAGAGCGCGATGATGCGCAGATGGTCGGTGCCCTTGTGGCCCGAGGCCGCCGCGGCCATGTCGCTCATCACCACGTCGGCCCCGCCGCCGAGCCAGCCCTTGACCTTGGCGTCGGCATCGTCCGAGAGGAAATCCAGCTGGTGGATCTCGGCCCCGGCAATCGGCTCGACCTCCTGCAGGTCAACGCCCAGAACGGTGCCCTGCGGCTTGTTCTTCTTCTGGCCGAGCGCGTTCACCCGCTCGACCGCGACCTGACACCAGCCGCCGGGCGCGCAGCCAAGGTCGACCACCCGGGCGCCGGGCTTGAGAAAGCCGAACTTGTCGTCAAGCTCGATGATCTTGTAGGCCGCCCTGCCCCGGAAGCCCTCCTTCTTCGCGCGGACCACGTACGGATCGTTCAGCTGCCGCTCGAGCCAGAGCGTCGAGGAAAGCTTCCGCCCCTTCGCCGTCTTCACGCGCACGCGAAGCTCGCGCTGGCCGCGACCCGAGGTGTTCTTTGTCGTCATCTGTATGGTCCGTCCTCGAGAACGCCATCGGCGCTCATCTGTGCATAGAGAAGCCCCTCGCGCAGGCCGCGGTCGGCCACCGACAGCCGGTCGGTCGGCCAGATCCGCATCAGGGCCTGCAGGATCGCCGCGCCCGACATGATCAGGCTGTGCCGCTCGCGCCCGATGCGAGGGTCGGTGCGCCGGCCTTCCGGCCCGAGGGCCAGGTAATCCCGGATCACCGTGTCGATCTGGTCCGAGGTCATGTGCAGCCCGTCGACCTTGGTGCGGTCATAGCGGCGCAGGCCGAGGAAGGAGGCCGCGACCGTGGTGATCGTGCCCGAGGTGCCGATGATCTGGAACCCCTCGCGCGGGTTCTCGGCGTTGTAGGGCGAGAAGCTGGCAAGGTTCTCCTCGAAATACCAGCTCATCAGGGCGAAGCGCGCGGCGTCGTCATCGACATCGACGAACTGATCCTTGAGCGTGGCCACGCCCAGCGGGACCGAGATCCAGTCCACCACCCGCGCCTCCGGCCCGATGCCCTTGGGCGTGAAGCCGGAATGAAGGCGCATGATCGCCTTCGGCCGGTCGTCCTGCGGCACGGCGGAAAGGTCGATCCACACCAGTTCGGTCGAACCGCCGCCGATGTCCACAACCAGAAGCTGCTCGGTCCGCCGCGAGACCAGCGGCGCGCAGGAGATCACGGCCAGCCGGGCCTCCTCCTCGGGCGCGATGATTTCCAGCGACAGCCCGGTCTCGCGCCGGATCTGGCGTATGAAGTCGCGGGCGTTGCGGGCGCGGCGGCAGGCCTCGGTCGCCACCAGCCGCATCCGGCGGACCTGGTGCTTCTCGATCTTCTTCTGGCAGATCCGCAGCGCCTGGATCGTGCGCCCCATGGAGGTGCGCGAAAGCCGGCCGGAAGCCTCCAGCCCGACGCCAAGCTGCACGGTCTTGGAAAACGAATCCACGACCTGAAACTGACTGCCCCTCGGCTGGGCAATCAGCATGCGGCAACTGTTCGTTCCGAGGTCCAGCGCTGCATAGAGCTGCCCCCGGTCTGTTGGTGGGGTGACGGATGGTTCCACCGGCGGGCTGATGGCGACATCGTTGCGCACCGGGATCGCGTCCGCACCCCTGGGACGCTCGGGCGTCATCGTCGCCCTCCATTCATGGTTGCCACAAGAGTATGCGCGGCAAGCCCCCGCCGCAAGGTCGGATCGTCGCAGTCTGCCGCGCCTCCGGCTCATGATCTGCATGAGGAAAATTCAGCTTCCCCCGCCTCCCCCGGGCCATGGATTGCGGCTATTGAGGAACGGTCGAAGGGGTCCGGCGGGCCCGCGTCGCTCCGCGCTCGCGCCATGTCGAAATCCGACGCCGGATGCGGCTTTGCGACACGTATGAGGAGGTCAAGGCAAGGGGAATCAGAGATGCCCGAGGTGACGATCGTCTACTGGCGCGACATACCGGCCCAGGTCATCGTGGGACGCGGCCGCAAGGGCGCAAAGGCCCCGCTGCCCGAGCGTTTCGAGCAGGCCATCGACCGCTGCGCCATGAAGATCGGCGCGAAGGACAGCGATGCCTATCTTGCCGAATGGCGCAAGGCCACCACCGAAGTCGAGGGCGACCCGGAGTCGCTGGCGACATCGGAGGCCGCGCGTCTCGATGCCCTTTACGATGCCGCGCGCCTTCGGGCGCTGATCGACAACGATGGCCGGGCCTGACCTGCCCCGCCGCCTGAAGGAGGCCGCCATGGCGCTTTTCAAACTCCGCCGCGAGGCGACCGCCCCCTCTGCCCCGGCCCCGGTCGAGGCGCTGCTGAAGGGCTACTCGATCGAGGTGATGCCGCGCACGGCCGAGAAGGTCGCGAACTTCCGCGACCTGCTGCCCCGCGGGACCCGCGTCTATATCGCCCACATCGACGGTACGCCGATCGACGAGATGGTGGCGACCGCAAAGCGGCTGAACGCCGAAGGCTTCCCCGTGATGCCGCACTTCCCGGCGCGGATCATCAAGGACCGCGCCACGCTCGCCGACTGGATCGCCCGCTATCAGGGCGAGGCCAACGTCAGGCAGGGTCTGATCCTCGCCGGCGGCCTGCGCGCGCCGCAGGGCGACTTCCATTCCTCGATGCAACTTCTGGAAACCGGGCTCTTCGACGGATTCGAGAGGCTGCACGTCGCCGGGCACCCGGAAGGATCGAAGGACATCGACCCGGACGGCTCTGACCGCATGGTGATGGAGGCGCTGCGCTGGAAGCAGGCCTTCTCGGAACGCACCGACGCGAAGATGGCCATCGCGACGCAGTTCTGCTTCGAGCCCGACCCGGTGATCGCCTGGGCCGAGCGGCTGGCCGCCGAGGGCATCAAACTGCCGATCCATATCGGCATCGCGGGCCCGGCGAAGCTTCAGACCATGATCAAGTTCGCGGTCGCCTGCGGCGTCGGCCCCTCGATGCGGGTGCTGCAGAAGCGGGCGATGGACGTGACCAAGCTGCTGCTGCCCTATGAGCCCACCGATTTCGTGAACGGCATTGCCGCACACAAGGCGAAGAACCACATGTTCGGCATTGAATCCGTTCACTTCTTCCCGCTGGGCGGCATCAAGGCCAATGCCGAGTGGGTGACCGCGAACGGCGGCCGCTCCGGCATCCCGGCTAATCTTGAGGAAAAGGTTGAAGCATGACCCGTACCTTCATTGAATCGAAAACGAAAACCGTCGTCATCGGCTTCGACGAACCCTTCTGCGTGATCGGCGAGCGCATCAACCCGACCGGGCGCAAGAAGCTGGCCGCGGAACTGGAAGCCGGCGACTTCTCGACGGTCGAGAAGGATGCGCTGGAACAGGTGGCCTGCGGAGCGATGGTGCTTGACGTGAACTCGGGCGCGGTCTTCACCAACAGGATGGCCGAGGATCCGCGCTACGCCGACAACAACTTCGTCGAGCCGCCGCTGATGAAGGAGCTGATCGCCCGCATCCAGGCGATCACCGACACCCCGCTCTGCATCGACAGCTCGGTTCCGGGCGCGCTGGAGGCGGGCCTGCAGACCTGCGAGGGCCGCCCCCTGCTGAACTCGGTCACGGGCGAGGAGGAGCGGCTGGAACTCGTCCTGCCGCTGGTGAAGAAGTACAACGTGCCGGTGGTGGCGATCTCGAACGACGACACCGGCATCAGTCAGGATCCCGACGTGCGCTTCGCGGTGGCGAAGAAGATCGTCGAGCGCGCGGCCGATTTCGGCATCCCCGCGCATGACATCGTGGTCGATCCGCTGGTGATGCCGGTTGGCGCCATGGCGAGCGCGGGCCAGCAGGTCTTCGCCCTCGTTCGCCGCCTGCGCGACGAGCTGGGCGTGAACACCACCTGCGGCGCCTCGAATGTGTCCTTCGGCCTGCCGAACCGGCATGGCGTGAACGCGGCCTTCCTGCCGATGGCCATCGGCGCCGGCATGACCTCGGCGATCATGAACCCGGTGCGGTCGGTCGAGATGGAGGCGATCCGCGCCGCCAACATGCTGATGAACCACGACCCGAATGGCGGCGAGTGGATCAGGTTCTCCCGCGTCCTCGACGCGGTGAAGGAAGGCGCGAGCTTCCCCGAGGCCTGTGCCGCCGCCGCTTCGGCCGGGGGCCGCGGCCGCCGTCGCGCCCGCGCCTGAAACCCCGCAAGTCCTGAAAGGGGGGCCGCCATGCCCGCGGCTCCCCTTCTCCCATCCTGTTGCCAGTGACCCCTTGCCCTTCCTTTCGAGCCGCAGGAGCCGCCATGTCCGACCCGCTGGTCATCTTCACCCCCTCCGGCAAGCGGGGCCGCTTTCCGGTCGGCACGCCCGTCCTGGCCGCCGCGCGGCAACTGGGGGTTGACCTCGATTCGGTCTGCGGCGGGCGCGGCATCTGCTCGAAGTGTCAGGTCCAGCCCGGCTACGGCGAGTTCGCCAAGCATGGCGTGACCGTGGCGGCCGACGCGCTGTCGGAGTGGAACGCGGTCGAGGAGCGCTACAAGTCCAAGCGGGGCATGCTGGACGGTCGGCGTCTCGGCTGTCAGGCGAAGATCATGGGCGACGTGGTGATCGACGTGCCGCCCGAGAGCCAGCTGCACAAGCAGGTGATCCGCAAGTCGGCGACCGAGCGCGAGATCGCCATGGATCCCGCGACGCGCACGCTCTACGTCGAGGTGGCCGAGCCCGACATGGACGAGCCCTCGGGCGATTTCGAGCGTCTGCAGATCGCGCTTCGCGAACAGTGGGGTGTCCAGGGGGTGGAGGCCGACCTGCCCCTCCTGCGCCGCCTGCAAGGCGCGCTGCGGCAGGGCGAATGGAAGGTGACGGTCGCGCTCCACAAGGGCAACCACGACGCGCGCACCCGCATCCTCGACCTCTGGCCCGGGTTCTACGAAGGCGGGCTTCATGGCCTTGCCATTGACCTCGGCTCAACCACCATCGCCGCGCATCTCTGCGACCTCCGGGATGGCCGGGTGCTGGCCTCGGCGGGGGTGATGAACCCGCAGATCCGCTTCGGCGAGGATCTGATGAGCCGCGTCAGCTACGCGATGATGAACCCGGGCGGCGACATCGAGATGACGAAGGCGGTGCGCCAGGCCATCGACCGGCTGGCGACCGAGATCGCCGCCGAGGCGCAGGTGGATCCGGCTTCGATCTATGAACTCGTCTTCGTCTGCAACCCGGTGATGCACCACCTCCTGCTGGGCATCGACCCGGTGGAACTGGGCCAGGCGCCCTTCGCGCTGGCGCTCGGCAGCAGCCTGTCGCTTGATGCGCGCGAGCTGGATCTGGGGTCGGTGAACCGCGCGGCGCGGGTCTATGTGCTGCCCTGCATCGCGGGCCATGTCGGGGCCGACTGCGCCGCCGTCGCGCTCTCGGAAGAGCCGCACAAGGCCACCGACATGGTGCTGATCGTGGACGTGGGCACCAATGCCGAGATCCTGCTCGGTAACTCCGCTCGGGTGCTGGCCTGCTCCTCGCCCACCGGCCCCGCCTTCGAGGGCGCGCAGATCTCCTCGGGCCAGCGTGCGGCGCCCGGCGCGATCGAGCGGCTTGCCATCGATCCGGTCACGAAGGAGCCGCGCTTCCGCGTCATCGGCTGCGACCTCTGGTCGGACGAGCCGGGCTTCGCCGAGGCCGTGGGAACGGTCACCGGCATCTGCGGCTCGGGCATCATCGAGGCGGTGGCCGAGATGCGGATGGCGGGCCTGCTCGACGCCCGCGGCCTGATCGGCTCGTCCGAGCAGACCGGCAGCGCGCGCTGTGAAGCCGACGGGCGGACGCATTCCTACCTTGTCCACGACGGCAGCGCCACGGGCGGCCCGCGGATCCTCGTGACCCAGACTGACATCCGGGCGATCCAGCTGGCCAAGTCGGCGCTCTACGCAGGCGCACGGCTCCTGATGGACGAGATCGGCGTGGACAAGGTCGACCGCGTCGTGCTGGCCGGTGCCTTCGGCGCGCACATCAGCCCGAAGCATGCCATGGTGCTGGGAATGATCCCGGACGTGCCGCTCGGCAAGGTGATCTCTGCCGGGAACGCGGCAGGGACCGGCGCCCGCATTGCCCTTGCGTCGGTCGCGGCACGGGACACGATCGAGCAGGTGGTGCAGCAGATCCACAAGGTCGAGACCGCGATCGAGCCGCGCTTCCAGGAGCATTTCGTGAATGCGAATGCGATCCCCCATGCGGTGGACCCCTTCCCGGAACTGGCGAGGATCGTCTCGCTGCCCGAGGTGTCGTTCAACACCGGCGGCGGAAGCGACCGGCGCCGCCGTCGCGGCTGATGGTGCGCTGCCGCTTGACGAAACGGCGCGGCTGGCATAGGTGAAGGCCCGTGGCGGGTGTAGCTCAATGGTAGAGCAGAAGCTTCCCAAGCTTACGACGAGGGTTCGATTCCCTTCACCCGCTCCAATCCCATCCCACATGACCCCTCGGCCGGGTGAGCCGACCTGCACGGCTGTGAGTGTTCCTCATGGATCCGGGCGCCTGTTCCCGCGTCTGTCATGCGAGGGAAAAAGCCGGGCACGGGGCCCGGCTTTCGTCGTCACAGCATCAGCGCATGCACCCGCATCTGCGCCGTGTTGGCCGCATAGTCGGCCGCGGCCCAGCCCGCCCAGCTGCCGTGCTTCTCGACCGAGCAGAAGGCCTCCATCGCCGAGGTCGTGTCCCAGGTCGCGCCGGGAACGTCGGCGGCCGTGAAGCGCGCGACCTCCGCGCCGTCGATCGAGAACACCACTGCGTCGGCCGTGGCTTCGATCTCGTAGCGGTGCGCGCCCTCGGTCAGGGCCGCGTGCTTCTTGGCCGACGAGACCGTGCCGCCGCCCGGCTTCGGCTGGTGGATGCCGATGATCCAGGTCGGCTTGCCGCTCACCTGGCCCAGCTCGAAGTCGAACTCGCGGCCATTGCCGGCATAGGTGAAGAACGCGGCGACCGCGCCCGGCTTGATGTCGCCCGCGATCATGCCCCAGCGCCCCAAGGCCTTCTGCGGGCGGTTCAGCTGCATGACGCCCGCACGCGGCGGATTGCCGTCGCGGAACTGCAGCAGGGCCGTGCCGTCGCTGCCCCAGGTGATCAGCGAGGGGTCGCCCATCGTGCCGGCGCCGCCCTGCCATGTGGTCATGATCAGTTCGTCGGTGCCCCACTGGGCGGCATCGCCACGAGCGCGGCGGAAGTCGCCGAGGAGCCGGTAGCCCTCCGGCAGGACAACGGCGGGGATCTCCGGCTCTTCCGGCTGCACGAGACCGCCGGCCAGCGCCGACGCGGCACCTGCGGTGCGCGTCTCGAGTGCGGCAATGCGGGCCAGCGCCGAGGTCAGGTCCGGACTGGCAGGCGTCGCACATTCCAGCGCCGAAACGCGCGCGGCCAGGTCGTCAAGGAACGGTTGGATGTCGGGATCGATTCCCATGGGCGTCTCCTTTGGTTCGCGGATCGCGGCGACCGGGCCGCGGTGGTGGATGCTCGCGCAGGCGCCATGTCAGCACCCGGCGGACGCAGGCTGGCGGGATGCCTTCATCCCCTTGCCAAGGCGGCGCCGGAGCCGTGGACGGCCGGACCCTGCGGGGCGTCGGCCGTCCCACGGTGAGGCAAGAACCCGTCGATGCCTGCCGCCCTCCAGGTCCCTCCGATCAGGCGACCCTCCCGCTTCAACATCTTGCGGGGTGGCATGGCACCTGCGCCGGAGGACCTTGCCAGCCCCGGGTTGACACTTCGGGAAGCCAGCGTTCGGCGGGCCGTTGCAGGGCGCGTTGCCTCACCCGGGCCATCGGCCCGGGGCTCGGCGACCGCGACGGCGCAGGTCTCAGCTGGCCCGGGAGGTCGCGGGCCAAATGCCGCGCCACGCCGGGCGCTCAGGGCCATTCTGCCGCGTTGATCGGCTTTGCGGATGCGCGCGACCATCACGCCAGGTGAAACCGGCAGAGAGACCTCCGTGGACTCGCAAGACCCCGAGCAGAATGACAGGTCGGACCGACTGAACTTCCCCCATCACGGCCCGTTCGAGCCGATCAGCGACCTCCGCTCAAGGGTGGCGATCGGAGCACATGCCTTGCTGATCTCGCTCGCGGCGGGCGTCGTCACAAGCCTGCTCTCGGGGGTGTTCAGCGCCTTCTGACACAGGGCCGGAGACCGCAGTCCGCAGGCGTCGGCCGTCGCCCCGACGGCGATCTTCGGCGCCTCGCGTCCGGCGCATGTAGCCCCCGGCGGCTCAGGGGCTCGGCAGAAGCCATGCGTGCGCGGGGTCGGGCGCAAAGCGCCACTTGCGCAGCGGACCCGCCATCACGTTGAGGTAATACATCTCGTAGCCATGCGGCGCGCCGCAGGGATGATGTCCCCGCGGCACCAGCACGACATCGTGGTTGCGCACCGCCATCGTCTCGTCCAGCGTCCCGTCCTCGGTATAGACCCGCTGGATGCCGAACCCCTGCGCCGGGTTCAGGCGGTGATAGTAGGTTTCCTCCAGATAGGTAATGCGGGGAAAGTCGTCCTCGTCGTGCCGGTGACTGGGATAGGAGGACCAGTTGCCCGCGGGCGTGAAGACCTCGGTCACCAGCAGGCTGTCGGCGACGTCCTCCGCCTCCATTGCGATATTGTTGATGTGGCGCAGGTTCGAACCCTCGCCGCGCGGGGTGAGCGTGATGCCCCCGGGGCCGATCCGGCGCGCCGCATGGCCGCCCCGTCCGGGGGCGAGGCAGACGCCGATGGTGCAATCGGTCGTGGCCACCGCCCGCCAGTCCGAACCGGCGGGCAGATACAGGCAGTGCGGCGGCGTCTTCTCGAACACGTCCATCCGGTCGCCGATCTCGCCCCAGTCGCGGCCCGCGGCCTCGAAGCGGGCGCGGCCCTCGACCATGACGAGGATCGCCTCCATGCCGCCCGTGGCTTCGGCCGCGCTCTCGCCGGCGCGCAGCCGCCAGAGCGAGAAGCCGACGTAGCGCCAGCCGGCCGCGGCGGGCGTGATCTCGTGCACCTTGCCGTGGGTGCCGAAGGGTCGGCACAGCAGCCGTGACATGGCCTCTCCTTTCCTCGCGCGGAAGTTCCGGGCGCGCCGGGGGTGGCCAGGGGGCAGGAGGCCCCCTGGCGCGGGGGTGCGGGGGCGGCGAGCCCCCGCTTCCCCTTCAGGCAGCCGTCCGGCCGCGATCGAGGCCCGCCTCGCGTGCCATGCGGCGCAGCGCCTCGAAGCCCATGCTCTGGTAGGTGAGGGGATCGCGCACCAGCGGGTCCTGCTCGGCCTCGATGACCAGCCAGCCGTCATAGCCGTGCCGGGCCGCGACCTTCAGCACGGACAGGAAGTCCGCGCAGCCCTCCGGATCGCCGGGGACGGTGAACAACCCCCGCCGGACGCCCTCCAGGAACGAGAGGCCCTGCCCGCGCACCTCGGCAAGGATGGCGGGGCGCAGGTTCTTGGCATGGATGTGCCGTACGCGGCCCATGTGCTTCTCGGCCACGCGCAGCGGATCGCCGCCGCCAAAGGTGCAATGTCCGGTGTCAAGCAGCAGGTTCATCGTCCGGGTCGAGGCCATCAGCCGGTCGATCTCGTCCTCGGATTCGATGATCGTGCCGGCGTGGTGGTGATAGACCAGCGTGATGCCCTGCGCTGCCGCGAACTCGGCCAGCGCATCGATCCCGGCGGTGAAGCGGGCCCACTCCTCCTCGGTCAGGCGCGGTCGGTCGTTCACCGCCACGCCGTCCCTGCCATGCACGGTGTTCGAGCATTCGCAGGTGATGATGCGGTCGGAGCCGGCCGCCTTCAGCATGTCGATGAAGCCCTGCATCGCCGCCTTCTCGGTCTCGATGTCGCGCGCGAGCAGGTGGGTCGAATGCCAGCCCGACACGAAGCGCAGGCCGTATTCGCCCAGCCTCGCCTTCAGCGCGCTGCCGTCGTTCGGCATCTTGTGGCCCTT
This portion of the Rhodobacter sp. CZR27 genome encodes:
- a CDS encoding 5,10-methylenetetrahydrofolate reductase produces the protein MALFKLRREATAPSAPAPVEALLKGYSIEVMPRTAEKVANFRDLLPRGTRVYIAHIDGTPIDEMVATAKRLNAEGFPVMPHFPARIIKDRATLADWIARYQGEANVRQGLILAGGLRAPQGDFHSSMQLLETGLFDGFERLHVAGHPEGSKDIDPDGSDRMVMEALRWKQAFSERTDAKMAIATQFCFEPDPVIAWAERLAAEGIKLPIHIGIAGPAKLQTMIKFAVACGVGPSMRVLQKRAMDVTKLLLPYEPTDFVNGIAAHKAKNHMFGIESVHFFPLGGIKANAEWVTANGGRSGIPANLEEKVEA
- the iolE gene encoding myo-inosose-2 dehydratase, whose product is MILYGTNPIAWSNDDDQSIGAHLTLDDCLSDCRRIGFDGIEKGHKMPNDGSALKARLGEYGLRFVSGWHSTHLLARDIETEKAAMQGFIDMLKAAGSDRIITCECSNTVHGRDGVAVNDRPRLTEEEWARFTAGIDALAEFAAAQGITLVYHHHAGTIIESEDEIDRLMASTRTMNLLLDTGHCTFGGGDPLRVAEKHMGRVRHIHAKNLRPAILAEVRGQGLSFLEGVRRGLFTVPGDPEGCADFLSVLKVAARHGYDGWLVIEAEQDPLVRDPLTYQSMGFEALRRMAREAGLDRGRTAA
- a CDS encoding RlmE family RNA methyltransferase; this encodes MTTKNTSGRGQRELRVRVKTAKGRKLSSTLWLERQLNDPYVVRAKKEGFRGRAAYKIIELDDKFGFLKPGARVVDLGCAPGGWCQVAVERVNALGQKKNKPQGTVLGVDLQEVEPIAGAEIHQLDFLSDDADAKVKGWLGGGADVVMSDMAAAASGHKGTDHLRIIALCEAAANFAFDVLAEGGTFVAKVLAGGAENELQALLKRNFTRVANVKPPASRADSSEKFVVAMGYRGARHAPPDGQPEAEGHPD
- a CDS encoding virulence factor, with product MPEVTIVYWRDIPAQVIVGRGRKGAKAPLPERFEQAIDRCAMKIGAKDSDAYLAEWRKATTEVEGDPESLATSEAARLDALYDAARLRALIDNDGRA
- a CDS encoding Ppx/GppA phosphatase family protein; this encodes MTPERPRGADAIPVRNDVAISPPVEPSVTPPTDRGQLYAALDLGTNSCRMLIAQPRGSQFQVVDSFSKTVQLGVGLEASGRLSRTSMGRTIQALRICQKKIEKHQVRRMRLVATEACRRARNARDFIRQIRRETGLSLEIIAPEEEARLAVISCAPLVSRRTEQLLVVDIGGGSTELVWIDLSAVPQDDRPKAIMRLHSGFTPKGIGPEARVVDWISVPLGVATLKDQFVDVDDDAARFALMSWYFEENLASFSPYNAENPREGFQIIGTSGTITTVAASFLGLRRYDRTKVDGLHMTSDQIDTVIRDYLALGPEGRRTDPRIGRERHSLIMSGAAILQALMRIWPTDRLSVADRGLREGLLYAQMSADGVLEDGPYR
- a CDS encoding glycoside hydrolase family 16 protein, producing MGIDPDIQPFLDDLAARVSALECATPASPDLTSALARIAALETRTAGAASALAGGLVQPEEPEIPAVVLPEGYRLLGDFRRARGDAAQWGTDELIMTTWQGGAGTMGDPSLITWGSDGTALLQFRDGNPPRAGVMQLNRPQKALGRWGMIAGDIKPGAVAAFFTYAGNGREFDFELGQVSGKPTWIIGIHQPKPGGGTVSSAKKHAALTEGAHRYEIEATADAVVFSIDGAEVARFTAADVPGATWDTTSAMEAFCSVEKHGSWAGWAAADYAANTAQMRVHALML
- a CDS encoding ASKHA domain-containing protein — protein: MSDPLVIFTPSGKRGRFPVGTPVLAAARQLGVDLDSVCGGRGICSKCQVQPGYGEFAKHGVTVAADALSEWNAVEERYKSKRGMLDGRRLGCQAKIMGDVVIDVPPESQLHKQVIRKSATEREIAMDPATRTLYVEVAEPDMDEPSGDFERLQIALREQWGVQGVEADLPLLRRLQGALRQGEWKVTVALHKGNHDARTRILDLWPGFYEGGLHGLAIDLGSTTIAAHLCDLRDGRVLASAGVMNPQIRFGEDLMSRVSYAMMNPGGDIEMTKAVRQAIDRLATEIAAEAQVDPASIYELVFVCNPVMHHLLLGIDPVELGQAPFALALGSSLSLDARELDLGSVNRAARVYVLPCIAGHVGADCAAVALSEEPHKATDMVLIVDVGTNAEILLGNSARVLACSSPTGPAFEGAQISSGQRAAPGAIERLAIDPVTKEPRFRVIGCDLWSDEPGFAEAVGTVTGICGSGIIEAVAEMRMAGLLDARGLIGSSEQTGSARCEADGRTHSYLVHDGSATGGPRILVTQTDIRAIQLAKSALYAGARLLMDEIGVDKVDRVVLAGAFGAHISPKHAMVLGMIPDVPLGKVISAGNAAGTGARIALASVAARDTIEQVVQQIHKVETAIEPRFQEHFVNANAIPHAVDPFPELARIVSLPEVSFNTGGGSDRRRRRG
- a CDS encoding methyltetrahydrofolate cobalamin methyltransferase codes for the protein MTRTFIESKTKTVVIGFDEPFCVIGERINPTGRKKLAAELEAGDFSTVEKDALEQVACGAMVLDVNSGAVFTNRMAEDPRYADNNFVEPPLMKELIARIQAITDTPLCIDSSVPGALEAGLQTCEGRPLLNSVTGEEERLELVLPLVKKYNVPVVAISNDDTGISQDPDVRFAVAKKIVERAADFGIPAHDIVVDPLVMPVGAMASAGQQVFALVRRLRDELGVNTTCGASNVSFGLPNRHGVNAAFLPMAIGAGMTSAIMNPVRSVEMEAIRAANMLMNHDPNGGEWIRFSRVLDAVKEGASFPEACAAAASAGGRGRRRARA
- the iolB gene encoding 5-deoxy-glucuronate isomerase, with amino-acid sequence MSRLLCRPFGTHGKVHEITPAAAGWRYVGFSLWRLRAGESAAEATGGMEAILVMVEGRARFEAAGRDWGEIGDRMDVFEKTPPHCLYLPAGSDWRAVATTDCTIGVCLAPGRGGHAARRIGPGGITLTPRGEGSNLRHINNIAMEAEDVADSLLVTEVFTPAGNWSSYPSHRHDEDDFPRITYLEETYYHRLNPAQGFGIQRVYTEDGTLDETMAVRNHDVVLVPRGHHPCGAPHGYEMYYLNVMAGPLRKWRFAPDPAHAWLLPSP